Within Micromonospora narathiwatensis, the genomic segment GGGACGGAGCCCCCGTCCGCTCCGGATCTTGGTACGGAGACGCCCCCGGAGGGGCCGAACGGCACCAAGATCCCCGAGGAGAGCGGCACCGGCGAGTCGGCTGGGGAGAGCGACGACGTCGGCGTACCCGCGAAGCGGGGGCGGCGGCGGGTGACGGCTGCGGCGGAGCCGGCACCCGAGTTGGGCGACGCGGAGCTGCGGGGGGCGCTGGAGGCGATCCTGCTGGTGGTGGACCAGCCGGTCAGCGAGCTGACCCTGGCCCAGGTGCTGGAGCAGTCCCCGGAGCGGATCGGCCCGATGCTTGACGACATCGCGGCCGGCTACACCGCCGCCGGGCACGGCTTCGAGCTGCGCCGGGCCGCCGGAGGCTGGCGGCTCTACACCCGCCCGGAATACGCCACCTACGTGGAGCGGTTCGTGCTGGACGGGCAGTCCGTACGGCTCACCCAGGCGGCGCTGGAGACCCTGGCCGTGGTCGCCTACAAGCAGCCGGTCACCCGGTCGCGGATCTCCGCCATCCGGGGTGTCAACTGCGACGGGGTGCTC encodes:
- the scpB gene encoding SMC-Scp complex subunit ScpB, which gives rise to MSDEERRDSLADQAAAWVPPWQRSAPPKPIPEPAAEAESESATEAEPAAEGQPTPEPAPADSPDAVPQPAADLESEEPPDAPTPSKISTVTGTEPPSAPDLGTETPPEGPNGTKIPEESGTGESAGESDDVGVPAKRGRRRVTAAAEPAPELGDAELRGALEAILLVVDQPVSELTLAQVLEQSPERIGPMLDDIAAGYTAAGHGFELRRAAGGWRLYTRPEYATYVERFVLDGQSVRLTQAALETLAVVAYKQPVTRSRISAIRGVNCDGVLRTLVSRGLVEECGAEPDSGAFLYRTTTMFLEKLGLNSVDDLPPLAPFLPDDVEELADATR